A stretch of the Odontesthes bonariensis isolate fOdoBon6 chromosome 5, fOdoBon6.hap1, whole genome shotgun sequence genome encodes the following:
- the ino80e gene encoding INO80 complex subunit E isoform X1: MSHRQNQTREMNGQADVEVDYKRKYKNLKRKLKFLVYEQECFQEELRRAQRKLLKVSRDKSFLLDRLLQYERVDEDSTDSDATVSSDNSEVEGLREKERERDGAKKRKSSPGACLSSSSSPHMSLLSRPGVNPLQPSGAGPYLNTMPFPPEYLALPAERMKKERKTKAPKNKKETMGKVVAPMAANYSSAPAAPPAASSPFSWVPRQMLSGDAAEEEGDSDADSDRGDEDRGEGDEAELVIDIPNE; encoded by the exons ATGTCGCACAGACAGAATCAAACAAGAG aAATGAACGGTCAAGCGGACGTCGAAGTGGACTACAAGCGGAAATACAAAAACCTCAAACGAAAATTAAAATTCCTTGTTTAT GAGCAGGAATGTTTCCAGGAGGAGCTGAGGAGAGCACAGAGAAAGCTTCTGAAGGTTTCCAGGGACAAAAG CTTTTTACTGGACAGATTGCTACAGTATGAGAGGGTGGATGAAGACTCAACAG ATTCAGATGCAACAGTTTCCTCTGACAACAGTGAAGTGGAAGGACTCAGGGAGAAGGAAAGAGAACGTGATGGAGCAAAGAA GAGAAAAAGTAGTCCCGGGGCGTGCCTTTCCTCATCATCATCTCCTCATATGTCCCTGCTGTCCCGTCCTGGAGTAAATCCCCTGCAGCCATCTGGTGCTGGACCCTACCTCAACACT ATGCCCTTCCCACCAGAGTATTTGGCACTACCAGCTGAGCGGatgaagaaagagagaaaaacaaaggcgCCTAAAAACAAGAAAGAGACCATGGGGAAG GTTGTTGCTCCAATGGCAGCCAACTACTCATCAGCCCCTGCGGCACCTCCAGCAGCCAGCAGCCCCTTCAGCTGGGTTCCTAGACAGATGCTGAGTGGAGATGCAGCTGAGGAGGAGGGGGACAGTGATGCAGACAGCGACAGGGGAGATGAAGACAGAGGGGAGGGAGATGAGGCCGAACTTGTCATTGACATCCCAAATGAGTGA
- the ino80e gene encoding INO80 complex subunit E isoform X2 codes for MSHRQNQTREMNGQADVEVDYKRKYKNLKRKLKFLVYEQECFQEELRRAQRKLLKVSRDKSFLLDRLLQYERVDEDSTDSDATVSSDNSEVEGLREKERERDGAKKRKSSPGACLSSSSSPHMSLLSRPGVNPLQPSGAGPYLNTVVAPMAANYSSAPAAPPAASSPFSWVPRQMLSGDAAEEEGDSDADSDRGDEDRGEGDEAELVIDIPNE; via the exons ATGTCGCACAGACAGAATCAAACAAGAG aAATGAACGGTCAAGCGGACGTCGAAGTGGACTACAAGCGGAAATACAAAAACCTCAAACGAAAATTAAAATTCCTTGTTTAT GAGCAGGAATGTTTCCAGGAGGAGCTGAGGAGAGCACAGAGAAAGCTTCTGAAGGTTTCCAGGGACAAAAG CTTTTTACTGGACAGATTGCTACAGTATGAGAGGGTGGATGAAGACTCAACAG ATTCAGATGCAACAGTTTCCTCTGACAACAGTGAAGTGGAAGGACTCAGGGAGAAGGAAAGAGAACGTGATGGAGCAAAGAA GAGAAAAAGTAGTCCCGGGGCGTGCCTTTCCTCATCATCATCTCCTCATATGTCCCTGCTGTCCCGTCCTGGAGTAAATCCCCTGCAGCCATCTGGTGCTGGACCCTACCTCAACACT GTTGTTGCTCCAATGGCAGCCAACTACTCATCAGCCCCTGCGGCACCTCCAGCAGCCAGCAGCCCCTTCAGCTGGGTTCCTAGACAGATGCTGAGTGGAGATGCAGCTGAGGAGGAGGGGGACAGTGATGCAGACAGCGACAGGGGAGATGAAGACAGAGGGGAGGGAGATGAGGCCGAACTTGTCATTGACATCCCAAATGAGTGA
- the ino80e gene encoding INO80 complex subunit E isoform X3 produces MNGQADVEVDYKRKYKNLKRKLKFLVYEQECFQEELRRAQRKLLKVSRDKSFLLDRLLQYERVDEDSTDSDATVSSDNSEVEGLREKERERDGAKKRKSSPGACLSSSSSPHMSLLSRPGVNPLQPSGAGPYLNTMPFPPEYLALPAERMKKERKTKAPKNKKETMGKVVAPMAANYSSAPAAPPAASSPFSWVPRQMLSGDAAEEEGDSDADSDRGDEDRGEGDEAELVIDIPNE; encoded by the exons ATGAACGGTCAAGCGGACGTCGAAGTGGACTACAAGCGGAAATACAAAAACCTCAAACGAAAATTAAAATTCCTTGTTTAT GAGCAGGAATGTTTCCAGGAGGAGCTGAGGAGAGCACAGAGAAAGCTTCTGAAGGTTTCCAGGGACAAAAG CTTTTTACTGGACAGATTGCTACAGTATGAGAGGGTGGATGAAGACTCAACAG ATTCAGATGCAACAGTTTCCTCTGACAACAGTGAAGTGGAAGGACTCAGGGAGAAGGAAAGAGAACGTGATGGAGCAAAGAA GAGAAAAAGTAGTCCCGGGGCGTGCCTTTCCTCATCATCATCTCCTCATATGTCCCTGCTGTCCCGTCCTGGAGTAAATCCCCTGCAGCCATCTGGTGCTGGACCCTACCTCAACACT ATGCCCTTCCCACCAGAGTATTTGGCACTACCAGCTGAGCGGatgaagaaagagagaaaaacaaaggcgCCTAAAAACAAGAAAGAGACCATGGGGAAG GTTGTTGCTCCAATGGCAGCCAACTACTCATCAGCCCCTGCGGCACCTCCAGCAGCCAGCAGCCCCTTCAGCTGGGTTCCTAGACAGATGCTGAGTGGAGATGCAGCTGAGGAGGAGGGGGACAGTGATGCAGACAGCGACAGGGGAGATGAAGACAGAGGGGAGGGAGATGAGGCCGAACTTGTCATTGACATCCCAAATGAGTGA
- the LOC142380212 gene encoding uncharacterized protein LOC142380212, giving the protein MLCPAAVSAAAAAVWLLAVLGPGLSLPAELNSEPGFTLCSDCFYKQMPPRGASAGPLLRPLCHRLPGGQAFATLSRPTCDTAVYSAFHLSHGWREREEEEGGEIVTEEEGANVKVPGLLREGRDPSHPVSPTDSPLHHWDSTVTALLKSSIIPQCSTLEGDIYILTGAGRLVAVEDGDEECQTKPLWSAVCCALAEGKGGFSMGLIKEAGEGERQVSMKELEEMLGASQLFSEGCGGGEGETAAIRVSLHSEGLPGNTKEFEAEAADVASESTVPDAYEAMTEKREASTGHEQVAGVDAQAEEADVSELTQESMADEVASLSSSDKQHYDPVTVSEEETNANSTSSLVFILSTILSILKAPLRPVFSTITQLPGQVTYVLQEDLGVLSTLPGDTFTLLHLLTSDLLSWVGSGAEMLLGIGGTCFSNIYFCSSSMLGALLNSCHTGFTGMGTLAGDTMGIFGDALDNTWSVTKFFGGRLYEQSEGYVGTVMSEMGGQAQAVGGGLGRLVWRSGSGVGNGFRFGGGLIMGMVDMVIGAVREAFGQESE; this is encoded by the exons ATGCTGTGTCCTGCCGCTGTCAGTGCAGCTGCTGCGGCTGTCTGGCTGCTGGCAGTGCTGGGCCCAGGCCTGTCTCTTCCAGCTGAGCTCAACTCAGAGCCAGGCTTCACCCTCTGCAgcgactgcttctacaaacagaTGCCTCCTCGGGGAGCCTCCGCAGGGCCGCTGCTGCGCCCACTCTGCCACAGACTGCCCGGAGGACAGGCGTTTGCCACTCTGTCCAGGCCGACCTGTGACACAGCTGTCTACTCTGCCTTCCATCTCAGTCATGGatggagagagagggaggaagaggaggggggaGAGATTGTG ACAGAGGAAGAAGGGGCCAATGTGAAAGTCCCAGGACTTCTCAGAGAAGGCAGAGATCCATCTCATCCTGTCTCACCCACGGACTCCCCTCTTCATCACTGGGACTCAACAGTCACAGCACTGCTAAAGTCAAGCATAATTCCCCAATGCAGCACCTTAGAGGGCGATATCTACATCCTAACGGGGGCGGGAAGATTGGTGGCAGTTGAGGATGGAGACGAGGAGTGTCAGACGAAGCCGCTGTGGTCTGCAGTGTGCTGCGCTCTTGCAGAGGGGAAGGGGGGCTTCAGCATGGGGTTAATCAAAGAGGCAGGAGAAGGGGAGAGGCAAGTGAGCATGAAGGAGCTGGAGGAGATGCTCGGAGCGTCACAGCTGTTCTCTGAGGGctgtggaggaggagaaggggaGACAGCTGCGATCAGAGTGAGTCTTCACAGTGAGGGGCTCCCTGGAAATACCAAAGAATTTGAGGCAGAGGCTGCAGACGTGGCTTCAGAAAGCACTGTTCCCGACGCATATGAAGCCATGACAGAGAAAAGAGAGGCGTCGACAGGCCATGAACAGGTGGCTGGTGTTGATGCTCAGGCAGAGGAGGCTGATGTTTCTGAACTTACACAAGAATCCATGGCAGATGAAGTGGCTTCACTGAGCAGCAGCGACAAGCAGCATTATGACCCAGTAACTGTTAGTGAAGAGGAGACCAATGCAAATTCCACCAGCTCTCTGGTCTTCATCCTGTCCACCATTTTGTCCATCCTCAAAGCTCCTCTGCGGCCTGTGTTCTCAACCATCACACAGTTACCTGGACAG GTGACCTACGTTCTTCAGGAGGATCTTGGAGTTCTCTCCACCCTACCTGGAGACACCTTCACCCTGCTCCACCTCCTCACCTCTGACCTCCTGTCCTGGGTGGGCTCAGGAGCAGAAATGCTGCTGGGTATTGGTGGGACATGCTTCTCCAACATTTACTTCTGCTCATCCTCAATGCTGGGTGCCCTGCTGAACAGCTGCCACACTGGATTTACAGGCATGGGCACCCTGGCAGGGGACACAATGGGGATATTTGGTGATGCGCTGGATAACACTTGGTCGGTGACAAAGTTCTTTGGAGGGCGGCTATATGAGCAGAGTGAGGGTTATGTGGGAACTGTGATGTCGGAGATGGGTGGTCAAGCACAAGCCGTAGGTGGAGGTTTGGGTAGGTTAGTTTGGAGAAGTGGAAGTGGAGTGGGCAATGGTTTCAGGTTTGGAGGGGGTTTAATAATGGGCATGGTAGATATGGTCATTGGTGCAGTCAGAGAGGCTTTTGGGCAGGAGTCAGAATGA
- the vars1 gene encoding valine--tRNA ligase: protein MRRDIGTHVALCVLNKLTSLSISFKEMATLYVSPHPDDFRSLLAIIAAEFCPSSRPQIITEDPPVSLNARSRPTLVLGAGDGDSVLSGASAVAWYLAFQGQKAGVGTQQQSQVWQWLSFADNELTPVSCAVVFPLLGIMGVDKKLQQSSRAELMRVLKVLDQALSTRTFLVGESITLADLAVATAVLLPFKYALEPSDRKEVTNVTRWFTTCVNQPQFLKVLGEISLCQNAVPVTPKTNAAANVKAADASPAASAAENGPPKTEAQLKKEAKKKEKLEKFQQKKEMEAKKKTQPPTEKKAKPEKKELGVIRYNVSTPAGEKKDVVSPLPDSYSPQYVEAAWYPWWERQGFFKPEHGRRSISEQNPRGIFMMCIPPPNVTGSLHLGHALTNAIQDCLTRWHRMRGETTLWNPGCDHAGIATQVVVEKKLMRERGLSRHDLGRENFIQEVWKWKNEKGDRIYHQLKKLGSSLDWDRACFTMDPKLSYAVQEAFIQMHDEGVIYRSKRLVNWSCTLNSAISDIEVDKKELSGRTLLPVPGYKEKVEFGVLVSFAYKVDGSDEEVIVATTRIETMLGDTAVAVHPTDPRYQHLKGKMVLHPFCDRKMPVVFDDFVDMSFGTGAVKITPAHDHNDYEVGERHNLAFINILDENGLLINVPPPFLGMKRFEARKAVLQALKDRGQFIEIKDNPMVVPVCSRSKDIVEPLLKPQWYVNCTDMGKQAADAVREGRLKIIPDHHHKTWFNWLDNIRDWCISRQLWWGHRIPAYFVTVNDPAVKPGEDMDGHYWVSGRSEEEAKEKAAKRFSVSADKVTLRQDEDVLDTWFSSGIFPFSIFGWPNETEDLNVFYPGTLLETGHDILFFWVARMVMMGLKLTGKLPFKEVYLHAVVRDAHGRKMSKSLGNVIDPLDVITGISLEGLHAQLTESNLDPLEVEKAQQGQKSDYPNGIPECGTDALRFALCAYTSQGRDINLDVNRILGYRHFCNKLWNAVKFAMKTLGDNFIPTEKAQMSGEESVSDRWILSRLSAAVALCDAGFKAYDFPAITTAIYNFWLYELCDVYLESVKPVFSKAEEDDAGRRRVAVCRQALYTCLEVGLRLLSPTMPFVTEELYQRLPRRQPQTDPSSICVTSYPDTQEFCWNSEQIDRDMEFIMTVVKTIRSLRADYNLTKTRADCYLQCIDTATMSLVQKYILQIQTLSYSQAVIPLTANQPVPEGCAVAIASDRCTVNLMLKGLIDLEKEVTKLMTKKGDLEKQMEKLREKMEKNDYKEKVPVKVQEQDAEKLRQSQTELEKVKEAIDNFRKMM from the exons ATGCGCAGAGACATAGGTACTCATGTGGCTCTGTGTGTGCTAAATAAGCTGACGTCTCTTTCTATTTCATTCAAAG AGATGGCCACTCTCTATGTGTCCCCTCATCCTGATGACTTCAGGAGTCTCCTGGCTATCATAGCTGCAGAGTTTTGTCCATCTTCACGCCCTCAGATCATCACAGAAGACCCGCCTGTGTCCCTGAATGCTCGATCTAGACCAACCCTGGTTCTGGGTGCCGGGGATGGTGACTCTGTCCTGAGTGGGGCGAGTGCTGTGGCTTGGTACTTGGCCTTTCAGGGGCAGAAGGCTGGAGTAGGTACACAGCAGCAGAGCCAGGTGTGGCAGTGGCTCAGCTTTGCAGATAATGAGCTGACCCCAGTGTCCTGTGCTGTTGTCTTCCCTTTGTTGGGGATCATGGGAGTCGATAAAAAG CTCCAACAGAGTTCCCGAGCAGAGCTGATGCGCGTTCTAAAAGTTCTTGATCAGGCCCTGTCAACAAGAACTTTCTTAGTGGGAGAGAGCATCACCTTGGCTGATTTGGCTGTAGCTACAGCTGTTCTTCTTCCCTTCAAATAT gCTTTAGAGCCATCGGACAGGAAGGAAGTGACCAATGTTACCAGATGGTTCACAACCTGCGTTAACCAGCCGCAGTTCCTGAAGGTTTTGGGGGAGATTTCTCTGTGTCAGAATGCGGTGCCAGTCACACCAAAGACAAATGCTGCTGCAAACGTTAAAGCTGCCGATGCCAGTCCAGCTGCCAGTGCTGCTGAAAATG GTCCACCAAAGACAGAGGCACAGCTgaaaaaggaagcaaagaagaaagagaagCTGGAAAAGTTCCAACAGAAGAAGGAAATGGAGGCAAAGAAAAAGACACAACCACCAACAGAG AAAAAAGCCAAACCTGAGAAGAAGGAGCTGGGTGTGATTCGATACAATGTCTCTACCCctgctggagaaaaaaaag ATGTCGTCAGTCCGCTCCCTGACTCTTACAGTCCGCAGTACGTGGAGGCTGCTTGGTATCCATGGTGGGAGAGGCAGGGATTTTTTAAGCCTGAGCATGGT AGGAGGAGTATTAGTGAGCAGAACCCTCGTGGCATCTTCATGATGTGCATCCCTCCTCCTAATGTAACTGGATCACTTCACCTGGGTCACGCCCTCACCAACGCCATTCAGGACTGTCTGACCAGATG gCACAGGATGCGAGGTGAGACCACCCTGTGGAACCCGGGCTGCGACCACGCTGGCATCGCCACCCAGGTGGTGGTGGAGAAGAAGCTAATGAGAGAGAGGGGTTTGAGCCGTCACGATCTGGGCAGGGAAAACTTCATCCAGGAAGTCTGGAAATGGAAGAATGA GAAGGGAGACCGCATCTATCACCAGCTAAAGAAACTGGGATCCTCTCTGGACTGGGACAGAGCGTGCTTCACAATGGACCCT AAACTGTCCTATGCAGTGCAAGAAGCCTTTATCCAAATGCACGATGAGGGGGTGATCTACAGGAGCAAACGTCTGGTCAACTGGTCCTGCACACTAAACTCTGCCATCTCTGACATAGAA GTGGATAAAAAGGAGCTCAGTGGCAGAACTCTGCTGCCTGTGCCTGGTTACAAGGAGAAAGTAGAGTTTGGGGTCTTGGTGTCTTTTGCCTACAAGGTGGATGGATCGG ACGAAGAGGTGATTGTGGCCACAACTCGTATTGAGACTATGCTGGGAGACACTGCTGTAGCTGTCCACCCCACTGACCCCAGGTATCAGCATCTAAAGGGAAAAATGGTGCTGCACCCATTCTGTGACCGGAAGATGCCGGTAGTCTTCGACGACTTTGTGGACATGAGCTTTGGAACAG GTGCTGTCAAAATCACCCCTGCCCATGATCATAATGACTACGAGGTTGGCGAGAGACACAATCTGGCCTTCATCAACATCTTGGATGAAAACGGCCTCCTCATTAACGTGCCCCCTCCATTCTTG GGCATGAAACGCTTCGAGGCCAGAAAAGCGGTGCTTCAGGCGCTCAAGGACAGAGGCCAGTTTATAGAGATCAAAGACAACCCCATGGTCGTCCCAGTTTGCAG TCGTTCCAAGGACATTGTGGAGCCGCTGCTGAAGCCGCAGTGGTATGTGAACTGCACAGATATGGGGAAACAGGCTGCAGACGCAGTCAGAGAGGGCAGACTCAAAATCATCCCCGATCACCACCACAAGACATGGTTCAACTGGCTGGACAACATAAG AGACTGGTGCATCTCTCGGCAGCTGTGGTGGGGTCATCGTATTCCTGCTTACTTCGTCACTGTCAACGATCCTGCAGTGAAACCAGGAGAG GACATGGACGGCCATTACTGGGTGAGTGGGAGATCGGAGGAGGAAGCCAAAGAAAAGGCAGCGAAACGCTTCAGTGTGTCTGCGGACAAAGTCACCCTCAGACAGG ATGAGGATGTTCTGGACACTTGGTTCTCATCCGGCATTTTCCCCTTCTCCATCTTCGGGTGGCCTAATGAG ACGGAGGACCTGAATGTGTTTTACCCCGGTACCTTGCTGGAGACGGGCCATGACATCCTGTTCTTCTGGGTTGCCCGCATGGTAATGATGGGCCTCAAACTGACTGGCAAGCTGCCCTTCAAAGAG GTTTATTTGCATGCGGTGGTGCGGGATGCTCACGGCAGGAAGATGAGCAAGTCTCTGGGCAATGTCATTGACCCACTAGATGTCATCACAGGGATCTCTCTAGAG GGTCTTCATGCCCAGCTGACGGAGAGCAACCTGGATCCTTTGGAGGTAGAAAAGGCACAGCAGGGTCAGAAGTCAGACTACCCAAATGGCATCCCGGAGTGTGGAACAGATGCTCTCCGGTTTGCCCTGTGCGCCTACACCAGCCAAG GAAGGGATATAAACCTGGATGTCAACCGCATTCTGGGTTACCGTCACTTCTGCAACAAACTGTGGAACGCTGTGAAGTTTGCCATGAAGACGCTGGGTGACAACTTTATACCAACAGAGAAAGCCCAG ATGTCTGGAGAGGAGAGCGTGTCAGACAGGTGGATCTTGTCCAGGCTGAGTGCTGCTGTTGCTCTCTGTGATGCTGGCTTCAAAGCCTACGACTTCCCTGCTATCACCACCGCCATCTATAACTTCTGGCTTTACGAGCTCTGTGATGTCTAcctg GAAAGTGTGAAACCGGTATTCAGTAAAGCAGAGGAAGATGATGCCGGCCGGAGACGAGTCGCAGTGTGCAGACAAGCCCTTTACACCTGTCTGGAGGTTGGTCTGCGCCTTCTCTCTCCCACGATGCCCTTTGTCACGGAGGAACTCTACCAGAGGTTACCACGGCGACAGCCTCAGACTGATCCCTCTAGCATCTGTGTCACATCTTACCCCGACACACAGGAG ttctgctggaaCAGTGAGCAGATCGACCGTGACATGGAGTTCATTATGACGGTGGTCAAGACGATACGATCACTCAGGGCCGACTACAACCTGACAAAGACCAGAGCCGACT GCTACCTTCAGTGCATAGACACTGCAACTATGTCACTGGTGCAGAAATACATTCTGCAAATTCAGACCTTGTCTTATTCTCAGGCCGTCATCCCTCTGACAGCCAACCAGCCTGTCCCAGAAGGCTGCGCTGTGGCAATCGCTTCTGACAGATGTACTGTCAACCTTATGCTAAAG GGTCTGATCGACTTGGAGAAGGAAGTGACTAAGCTGATGACAAAGAAAGGTGACTTGGAGAAACAGATGGAGAAACTGAGAGAGAAGATGGAGAAGAATGACTACAAAGAGAAGGTGCCGGTGAAGGTGCAGGAGCAGGATGCAGAGAAG CTACGGCAGAGCCAGACTGAACTTGAGAAAGTGAAAGAAGCCATAGACAATTTCAGGAAAATGATGTAA
- the abhd16a gene encoding phosphatidylserine lipase ABHD16A: MAVWMWLRCVVGPHLQRIHRSPDQSRPEGRSGRRGWNYQPRSLEKHTGSILGWASTLWSLSYYSSPLLLCYLYRKGYICSSKLVPVSQYVGTVIVCLLGVACLRGWGRWKNSEYMQFISILEETKKNHMPANKKKLRGYDFDFSHWPADFNWMEVSSPKLSKAGVSLLKPEPKLRGAADSVLNSVRTLPCHIIGFLIAHSFGRRMLYPGSVGLLQKAMRPMLQQGQAKLIEEFDGQRNKLVACDSNEIDTMFVDRRRDGSQNGKTLVICCEGNAGFYEVGCMNTPLEGGYSVLGWNHPGFGGSTGVPFPQNEANAMDVVIQFAVHKLGFQLNDIVIYAWSIGGFTASWAVMSYPEIQSVVLDASFDDLLPLALKVMPDSWRPLVQHTVRQYMNLNNAEQLLKYQGPVLLIRRTRDEIITTTGPEDIMSNRGNNLLLRLLQFRYPKIMTDEGIRVVRQWLGASSPLEEASVYSGYEVDDDWCVSVLQSYQADRDVSFPWSVGEDMTLEGRRQLALFLARKYMRNFESTHCTPLPATEFHSPWRL, encoded by the exons ATGGCCGTCTGGATGTGGCTCCGCTGTGTTGTAGGGCCTCATCTGCAGCGAATTCACCGTTCACCGGACCAGTCTCGACCCGAGGGCAGGTCGGGCAGGAGG GGATGGAACTACCAACCCAGGAGTCTGGAAAAGCACACTGGCAGCATTCTTGGTTGG GCTTCGACACTGTGGTCCTTGTCTTACTACAGCTCCCCTCTTCTCCTCTGCTATCTTTACAGGAAAG gctATATTTGCAGCAGTAAGTTAGTTCCAGTGAGTCAGTATGTGGGAACCGTGATTGTTTGTCTTCTTGGAGTGGCCTGTCTGAGAG GGTGGGGAAGATGGAAGAACTCCGAATATATGCAGTTTATCTCAATTCTTGAGGAAACTAAGAAGAATCACATGCCAGCAAACAAG AAAAAACTGAGGGGCTATGACTTTGATTTTTCACATTGGCCTGCGGATTTTAATTGGATGGAAGTCAGCAGTCC GAAACTGTCCAAGGCGGGCGTTTCATTGCTGAAGCCAGAGCCCAAACTGAGAggagctgcagacagtgtgctCAACTCTGTGCGCACGTTACCATGCCACATCATCGG TTTTCTTATTGCCCACTCCTTTGGGAGGAGGATGCTGTATCCCGGCTCTGTGGGTTTGCTGCAGAAAGCCATGAGACCCATGCTGCAGCAAGGCCAGGCTAAGTTGATAGAAGAG TTTGACGGCCAAAGGAACAAGCTGGTTGCCTGCGACAGTAATGAGATCGACACAATGTTTGTGGATCGAAGGAGAGATGGCAGCCAGAATGGAAAGACTCTG GTCATCTGCTGTGAGGGGAATGCAGGATTTTATGAGGTGGGCTGCATGAACACTCCACTGGAGG GTGGCTACTCTGTACTGGGCTGGAACCACCCTGGCTTTGGAGGCAGCACG GGAGTTCCTTTCCCCCAGAATGAGGCCAATGCCATGGATGTAGTTATTCAGTTTGCAGTACACAAGCTTGGTTTCCAGCTGAACGACATTGTCATATATGCCTGGTCCATAGGAGGATTCACAG CCAGTTGGGCAGTGATGTCATACCCAGAGATCCAATCAGTAGTATTGGATGCGTCATTTGATGACCTCCTGCCTTTGGCCCTCAAAGTCATGCCTGACAGCTGGA GACCGTTGGTACAACACACAGTGAGGCAATATATGAACCTCAACAACGCAGAGCAGCTGCTCAA ATACCAGGGACCAGTCCTGCTGATCAGAAGGACCAGAGATGAAATCATCACCACAAC TGGTCCAGAGGACATCATGTCAAACAGAGGGAACAATCTCTTGCTCAGACTGCTTCAGTTCAG GTATCCCAAAATAATGACAGATGAAGGGATCAGAGTTGTCAGACAATGGCTGGGAGCTTCCAGTCCGTTAGAAGAAG CATCTGTGTACAGCGGCTATGAAGTGGATGACGactggtgtgtgtctgtgctgcaGTCCTACCAGGCAGACAGGGATGTTTCGTTTCCATGGAGCGTTG GTGAGGACATGACTCTGGAGGGAAGGCGGCAGCTTGCTCTTTTCTTG GCACGGAAGTACATGCGAAACTTTGAATCGACACACTGCACCCCTCTCCCCGCCACTGAGTTCCATTCTCCCTGGAGACTGTAA